TTCCTGTTGATTCTGTGGAATATTTTGCATTCTGTCAGAATTACAGATCATCACTCAAGCTCCTCTCTTCTCTTGCAGTCCCTGCCAGTAAATCCTACACAGTTGCCATCATTAAACCAGACGCCGTTGCTCACGGCAAGGCAAATGAGATTATTATGAAGGTACATAAAGAAGATCACTGCTCACATTGGGAGAAGGAAAGATTGTCTCAAGCTTTCCTGCTGATATTAATTCATTATGTTGATGCTGATATTCTCCTGGATAGATTCAGGATGCTGGCTTTGAGATCCTGGCGCATGAGGAACGCACGCTAACGGAGGCTGAAGCTCGAGATTTTTACCAACACAAAGCAGCAGAGGTGCGGTATAGCGAAATAGAGGGGAATGGTATAGAATAACAAAAAGACAATTCTTCTCACAGACAGAGGCTTATTGCATAGATTGACATTCAAGTCAAAGTGAGGAAAACTGATGATGATGCAGTGAATGTTTGTGATGTTAGCCAGGGCCATTAATATTCTGAGTCAACATACCGGTAGCAGAGCAGTCACGACCAGTGCAAAAATCATTCAGTTACTTTGCTACACATGACACATCCATCTGCATTTTAGCACGGGGCTCAAAATAGAGTTGCTGTGtaagcagcttttttttctattttgcttATGGTGCTGTTTTTGACGAGACCAAATTGTTATAgatacagaaattttaaatatgtgagAAAAGCCTGGGAAATACTACTGctgagaaaataataaatgggCATGAGTTgtatatgtatttgtttttgcaggttTTGTATTCAGTGCATTAAcatatgtgtctgtgtctcGCCTGCTCTTTGTATGTGTTGGTGGTTTGTAGGCGTGCTTTGAGGATTTGGTGCAGTTTATGTCCAGTGGTCCCTTCCATATTCTAGTACTCTCTCAGGTAGAGGGATCTGCAGCCGTTGTACCGGCATGGCGTGAGTTTATTGGCCCAGCAGACATAGAAGAAGCCAAGAGAGAAAATCCAGAAAGGTTAGTTACTGGAAATTATGCATATGATCCAGTGTCATTAAGTAAATTATAATTTCTGGGAAGTACAACATTTGTTTGCAGCATCGACATTTATCTCTGCACTGCTGATTGCAACAGTGCGAAACAATCTGGAGTCtggaaaaaggaacaaaaagcaCATTGTCGCCTGCTCCATCAGACACACCCAAACATTATGCTTCTCTCTGGTTGAGCACCAGCTGAGCAACCATCTGGTCTCCTCTCCTTTCTCCCCCCTGGCTTCCTGCAGCTTGCGGGCACAATACGGCACAGAGACACTGTTCAACGCAGTGCACGGTAGTGAGGACAGCGACCAGGCCAGCAGGGAACTCGCCTTCTTCTTCCCCAACTTTCGGACGGCCTCGGTAATGGAGCAGGATGGGGAGGAAGAGCATGTGGAGAGGACACTGGCTCTCATCCGCCCCGACGTTGCCAGGGAGAACAGAGGTGGGGCTCATGCCAAATGCACAAGTACACACGTGGGCAAGCACAGATACACCTTCAATAACAGCTCATATTAACAGCGAGACTGCTCCTTGACTCCTTCACCAAAGGTGTTGAATGACACTGTACAATGCAGTGAAAATGCACATGCTTATTTTAGGTAGACtgctatgttttcttttttatttcatatcccTGATTTTGCAGAAGAGATCTTAGATCACATCCACAAGTCTGGCTTTATAATAGCGCTTCAAAAAGAGGTGATGCTGTCAGAGGAGCAGGTCAGACAGTTTTACTGTCAACATGTTGAGGAGGACTACTTCCCTGCACTGCTCCAAACCATGACCAGGTAACTTTCAACAAACTGTATAATTAATCCAgagattttcttgttttgtttttatactcCAGATGATTATACAACAAGTATATTTTTACAGTGGGCCGGTGCTGGCTTTGGCTCTTGCCAGAAAAGGGGCTGTAAGTCATTGGAAAACCATCCTCGGTCCTTCTGACATCAATAAAGCCAAAGAGGAGAGTCCAGACTGGTGAGTAATGTGCACCACAGTGAGGAAAACTACCAGTAGAAAAGCAGTGAAGTTTAAAAAGCTAATCTACTGTCTGTCACAGATTCTAACAGCTTGTTAGAGAGAACTCGGCACTCTTTTCACCTCTCTTTTTATCCTTGTcaagaaaaattacaaaaagagccaaacaacacaaaatcaGCTAGATAAGTGGTTCTTAAAGTTGGGTGCAGGGACTCCCTGGGTGTCTTTGAGTCTGATTCTGTCTGATTCCATTGCAGTCATTGAAAATGGAAAGGGACGggcatttataaagcactttctaGTCCTGCTGTCCACTTAAAGCGCTCCAGACTGCAAGCCAAATCTAACCACACATTTACAGagatttaaacacattttctctcATACACTTTCATCCACCTCACAACCATGACCAGTTTAGAATCACTTATTAAATGTAAGTATGTTTTTGGACCctgatcacactcacactcttgGGTGAGGTAtttcaggcatgtcccaccgggtgCAGGCCCtgaggcagacccaggacacactgaagagattatatctctcggctggcctgggaaagcCTTGGTGTTTTGGTCTTCTCTGCCTAGGCTGCTGCTCCTGTGACTTGGccctggataagcagaagaaaacagatagatggatggaattGAATTTTAGCTCTGCAAATATGTAGTCAGTCATTTTACACTCCACtgattataaataaacaatttttcTGAAAAGTTGATGGTAGAGGGGCATACTGGGAAATATATCACTCGTACTTTCTGACTTTGCTTTAATTTGTGCAAAATGTGTATACGACTTGTTGACATCCACTATGACTaactaaaaacaactttttttctttatatttttatagagTAGATCCTTggaaaagcaacattttaaattatgttttaaaagtcaaagaaaagaaatgactcTAAAGAGGGAAGAGAGCAGGATGAGTATACTTTGGATTTTCTGTTTAGTTCTGAGTAGTTTGTGTTTGAATGAGGAATTATATAAATGAGTAAATTGACTGGTTCTtacatagtgcttttctactctactggagcactcaaagtgctttatacaacatgcctcattcaagCATCcatacaaacacttttttatgcCTAAGTGCTtcctatctaacattcatataCATCTGTACTTTGATGGATTCACTACCGACTGCTCCAAGACATTGTTAAAGgatgaacattttcttttgcaGACGCATGAACtatctgtatttattttcaaacagcAGTGCtttgacacaattaaatattgTCTGTTGTCTTTCTCTGTCTGCAATGCACCATATGTTTCTGTGCTTTCTAACTGGAGTGGAATCAAACAAGGCAGTCTGAACAGAAGTAAAGAAAATGACagttaaattacacaaaaattaCTCATTAAATTACATCCTTTCCTTTGAAAATAATTTCTGGAAACCATCAATACTTTCTTTTCGACGTGGATAGTGCCAGACAGTACAATCACACTTgtaattttcttctttgtttccctCGTACTCAGTCTAAGGGCCCAGTTTGCAGTGGAAAATAAGCCTATCAACCAGCTCCACGGCAGTGGAAGCCGCGAAGAGGCAGAGCAAGAGATCAGCTTCTTCTTCCCTAAACAACAGACTGTGGCAGTGATCAAGCCAGATGCAATGGAGGAACACAAAGGTctttttatgttcatttgtAACGACACAGAAATGCTTGACattacttttgttttgacatatttttcatatatttttgctCCTCATTCTGACAGAGGCTATTTTGGAGGAGATTCGTGGCCGAGGTTTCTCTGTAACAAGGCTAAAGGAGACCGTGCTGTCAAGGGAGATGGCTGAGGAGTTTTACAAAGAGCACAGAGAGAAGCCTTTCTTTAACCAGCTGGTGGAGTTCATGTGTCGGTTAGTCTGCTCTCGAATACAGCCACCAGAGCAGTGCAAAGTGACAGCATACCCGCCCTAATTCCTGCTGCCACTCCAATTTCTAATGGCACTTTTAACAGTAATCTTAGCAGCTAAGAATCAAGGCAGCCTCAGGCGAGTGGCTGCGAAGTGCATCTCAGTTTCATTCTTTGTCCCACATCGCACATCGAGATTTTAGAGCTATCTTCCGCTCCGATTAGCTCCTTCACTTGGCTGTTACACAACTTTTTGGACAAAATGAGAGAGTTGAGTGCAGCTGGTCACAGCAGCctgaaaaaatgtcttcagtgCCTCAATATTAGCTCAATTTTAGCCTTAATTATGGATTAATAGTATTAATATATGCAATAAGGATGGCTATCACATGAATCTAGAGCTCCTCCTTGAATAGCTTTTATAGAGCTCCAGAGCGTCAGTAACAGCTATTAACGGATACACATTTTTACGATATAATCTTGCCGGCCACATTTCAGTGTAAAGTAGTTCTagctacattttaaaatatagttATTTAAAGCCTAAAGAAGTAGCATCATTTAACCTAGATACCTGTTCTGGCCCAGTTTTAACAGAGACACCTGCACATCGTTTTTTACCTGCAGTGCACCATATTCATCCTTACAGTCAAATGGTGCTTGTTGTAACAATAGGAAGTCTCCCATTGTTGCCCTAGACAATTTAACTGCattattttgtgtgttatttcagtattaaaatagtattttgtcatgtttgttaTTATATTTCAAGGTTATATCAAAGGCAGCATACGAGGCCAGACTGAAAAGCTGGCCTCGTATATTTGGTTATCCAAACTTTCCAACAACCAGATGCATTCCtctgtctttgcatgtttgcaaTCATATTGCCAAACATGATAGCTTTACAGTTAGACAATCCTTTCACTCACTGTGGCATTTTCATTACAGCGTGTAAACATCccacaaatgtttgtttcaggggACCCTGTATGATGCTTGTCCTCACTAAGGAAAATGCGGTGGAGGAGTGGAGGGCCATGATGGGTCCCACAGACCCGAACAAGGCAAAGGAAGCGTCCCCGGAGTCTCTGAGGGCTCGCTTTGCTGCAGACATCCTCCATAACTCAGTTCATGGTTCTTCCAACGAGCAGCACGCGGAGGAAAAGATCCGTTTTATCTTCGGTGACATCAGCACAGATGCGGAGCTCACCAGTGACGATCCCATTTCAGGTGACCATATAATGAGTGTGAAAGTCTTTACCATCTGTCACACCATCTGGTTTCCTCTAAATAACAATTTGCAGCTGATTTTTTACATCGATTTTCTTGGTGTTAACTAAATTTTTCTTATCATActgaaataaatcttttttttgttcatctttggCTAAAGAGGAAGTAAAGGCTGCAGAGAAAACCAGAAATTATACAATCTTCAACTGAAGGGACTTGACCCTTTAGAGTCTGCACTTTTGCAGAATTTAAGTTGCTTTCACATTGATGAGAAAGCCATAGAGTATTTTCATCACTTTACAAAGACAGGGATGAGGTATTGGTATCTGTATGTCTACTGACTTTATTAATGgccatttttctgtgtgttagtCAACAATGTAGCTAAAGAGAGACTGAAATTGGGACACCACAATTACTGTTTACTGTGAACACTGAGTAGATACATCTCTTTACAATGACAATCAAGATTACTTGCACAAGAAGAGGCGTCTCTCCTGACTGAGAGAAAACTAATGCCACTCATCTCCATAATGTCACAAACAGCTGCTGGAATTGCGATGCAAACTGGCGCTACAGCCTCTCCGTGTGTAGGGAATGAAGTAAATCTTGATTGAATCATACCATCTCATACCTGCGGAGGAAAATTGCACCTCCAGTGTGCTGTATCTTTTTTCTGTtgccatgtttttttaatgcataatTAGGATCAGGGGACAGAATCTTGAATCTGTGTGCAGCCCATGTTTGATAAATTATGAACACTGCAACAGTGTTGTTCAGCAAAGCCGTTATTACTTATCAGCAGTGATATTTAGAAGAGTTATCTTCAGCATCCCTCTTTATTTTGCAGATGACCCACAAACAGGAGGAAGCATCGATCCAGAGCACTCAAACTGAATCATCACaccttgtgttttctcttctatTATAAGCTTAATGTGTAAAATCGTGGGAACAACAGAGCGCCTGCCATTCTATGAATCATGAAATAAACAAGACAAATATATATCATACTTTTTACACCTTTTGTAGGTGGCGTATCAAGACGGCACATTCAAGAAACACTGTAGACGTGTTCGCTTAATACCGCCGTCGACAGTTTGATGGCTCTCTCAGCTCACATCAGCAGCCGCGGGCTACGTGACTAAAACCAGGATAGTACAATCACCAAAAAGCGACTGACAATTTCAGTGTTCACAGAATCCTTTAGTGAGTACACTGTGCCACTATCAGTACCTTAGGTTGTCTCCTGTAATTTACTACCACAGTGCTGTGATAATATGAACAATATGAAGGTAGTATAAAGAGTGTTACTCCTGTTTATTCAAGGGGTGAGTAGAGGGGACCGTAACAGAGCAATTAGGCTcgagttttttccttttaccgTAATTATTGCGGGATATTGCTATAACAATGGGACATAAATTACACACTGAAACTACCTTAATGAGGTGcatgaataaagaaaatatctaACAGCTCTAAAAAGCTACATAATTGTTAGTATTAGGTATTTCTTGCAGATCATTTGAAAAAGGATTTCAGAATTCAACCACCTTGCAACCTCcaggactgaaaaatgaaggcaacatggaaaaggaaaaaaaactgcagttcctctcgAGACTTGTCCTCCCTCTTAAGGGTGGCTCCAAAAGTAAATCAATCCCCATAGCCTCTCATGTTAAAATTGCTGATTTCAGCCAATTAAATAACATGTTTTCAGCCTGGTATGAAAAATTGGTGTCTGGTGTCACTCACCATATGACAACCTGGATAGGCTTCAGCCCACCCACAACCCTGAGTGGGATGAtctgttaagaaaatgaatAAGGAACTAATGTCCCTGTTCATAGTAAATGCACAAGGGCAGTGAGAAGCTAAGGTTAAACTCACCCATTTGGGGACTGTTAAAGCTTAAAATTAGGGGCATGGCTACTTTTACTAACAGACAGGCCAACATATGCTGCTTCCAGTTTGTAGTGAAGGTGCCTAATGGAGCGTCTCTAGTGGAAATATGTGACTCATAAGACAGCTTAGTATGTGGTAAAATTAAAAGATCCACAAAGGTTTTGctcagttttggtgagtgaaacaaatattttatcagTCTCCTACTTAGCTCTAAATAGTTTATAGATGCTGCTCTAATCTAATCTGAGTCAATGAACTGGACTTCTTGCCCATCTTAGTTTTGAGTTTCAAAGTTAAACTTtggttgtgttttgtatttggaATTGTCTGTACTGTGTATTAGTTTATGGCTtatcttgttaaaaaaaaaaaaaaaaaaaagacttatcaTTTGCTGATAATTTAGCACGCCACATTCATGTAAATTTGGTCATTTCTGGCTTCAAATCAAAAATTCATAAACTAACAGTTACATCACAGGTGGTAACATCcttcttttacatacagtctataAATTTAAAACCTATAAATGACTATAATCCAAGTTAATCTGAAGTATCTTGAAGGAGTTTAAACATGTAATCTGGCCACCATGCAACTTaaagcgcctcttcttcttgaggactctgaggaagaaccacctgtcctcagacatcctggtgaacttctatcgctgcaccatcgagagcatcctgaccaactgtataacagtctggtacgggaactgctctgcctcggaccggaaggcgtttcagagggtcgtgaaaactgcccagcgcatcgccggagcaccacttcctgccataaaagacatctacaggaagcggtgtctgaaaagggctgggaaaatcatcaaagaccccagtcacccatcacatggactcttcaccctcctgccctctgggaggcgccacaggagcctccggactaagaccaccaggtaccggaacagcttcttccccacagctgtcagactcctgaactctgcctcctgacatctgacccacattaaactcatggactgaacatacacacacccacaatggacaactgtaccctcaaacacaataataacatggactgaaccaccactcacaaccactagcactttatatagcctctgtagaaactatctacaccctcacttatcttaactgcactactgtatagctctgtgtaaataatcattctgtacatacgataatctttaatcctacaactgtttacaacttgcatagttcccatttctgtatagctgtatatctcagattcctgtaaagttatttatttcatattctgtatagtttttcatatttatatcctgttcatatcctgtacatagcttgtactcactacagcctgtacatacttatagttatagaatattcacaacatacttcataccgtgtacattataacataccataatagacccatttctgtaatatactcatatatctatattattgctaatatacattgtaatatatctatatcactaaagcacttctggatggatgcaaactgcatttcgttgccctgtacctgtgcatgtgcaatgacaataaagttgaattctattctattctattctaaaggATGTCAAAAGGATGGTAGAAAAAAATCTTCACATT
This genomic window from Astatotilapia calliptera chromosome 16, fAstCal1.2, whole genome shotgun sequence contains:
- the LOC113008437 gene encoding thioredoxin domain-containing protein 3 homolog isoform X3, with translation MLQRMIVEELAKEKLVLEQGGERKVVKDNGLTDEENKEEEELPQHLENEESVIVPASKSYTVAIIKPDAVAHGKANEIIMKIQDAGFEILAHEERTLTEAEARDFYQHKAAEACFEDLVQFMSSGPFHILVLSQVEGSAAVVPAWREFIGPADIEEAKRENPESLRAQYGTETLFNAVHGSEDSDQASRELAFFFPNFRTASVMEQDGEEEHVERTLALIRPDVARENREEILDHIHKSGFIIALQKEVMLSEEQVRQFYCQHVEEDYFPALLQTMTSGPVLALALARKGAVSHWKTILGPSDINKAKEESPDCLRAQFAVENKPINQLHGSGSREEAEQEISFFFPKQQTVAVIKPDAMEEHKEAILEEIRGRGFSVTRLKETVLSREMAEEFYKEHREKPFFNQLVEFMCRGPCMMLVLTKENAVEEWRAMMGPTDPNKAKEASPESLRARFAADILHNSVHGSSNEQHAEEKIRFIFGDISTDAELTSDDPISDDPQTGGSIDPEHSN
- the LOC113008437 gene encoding thioredoxin domain-containing protein 3 homolog isoform X1, whose product is MAGKKKEATLQASVTNQEQWEEILATKGLTVVDVYQQWCGPCRAVVSLLRKIKNELGDDLLHFATCVLVQAEADSIDVLERYRGKCEPTFLFYGGGELVAVLRGANAPMLQRMIVEELAKEKLVLEQGGERKVVKDNGLTDEENKEEEELPQHLENEESVIVPASKSYTVAIIKPDAVAHGKANEIIMKIQDAGFEILAHEERTLTEAEARDFYQHKAAEACFEDLVQFMSSGPFHILVLSQVEGSAAVVPAWREFIGPADIEEAKRENPESLRAQYGTETLFNAVHGSEDSDQASRELAFFFPNFRTASVMEQDGEEEHVERTLALIRPDVARENREEILDHIHKSGFIIALQKEVMLSEEQVRQFYCQHVEEDYFPALLQTMTSGPVLALALARKGAVSHWKTILGPSDINKAKEESPDCLRAQFAVENKPINQLHGSGSREEAEQEISFFFPKQQTVAVIKPDAMEEHKEAILEEIRGRGFSVTRLKETVLSREMAEEFYKEHREKPFFNQLVEFMCRGPCMMLVLTKENAVEEWRAMMGPTDPNKAKEASPESLRARFAADILHNSVHGSSNEQHAEEKIRFIFGDISTDAELTSDDPISDDPQTGGSIDPEHSN
- the LOC113008437 gene encoding thioredoxin domain-containing protein 6 isoform X2, with the translated sequence MAGKKKEATLQASVTNQEQWEEILATKGLTVVDVYQQWCGPCRAVVSLLRKIKNELGDDLLHFATAEADSIDVLERYRGKCEPTFLFYGGGELVAVLRGANAPMLQRMIVEELAKEKLVLEQGGERKVVKDNGLTDEENKEEEELPQHLENEESVIVPASKSYTVAIIKPDAVAHGKANEIIMKIQDAGFEILAHEERTLTEAEARDFYQHKAAEACFEDLVQFMSSGPFHILVLSQVEGSAAVVPAWREFIGPADIEEAKRENPESLRAQYGTETLFNAVHGSEDSDQASRELAFFFPNFRTASVMEQDGEEEHVERTLALIRPDVARENREEILDHIHKSGFIIALQKEVMLSEEQVRQFYCQHVEEDYFPALLQTMTSGPVLALALARKGAVSHWKTILGPSDINKAKEESPDCLRAQFAVENKPINQLHGSGSREEAEQEISFFFPKQQTVAVIKPDAMEEHKEAILEEIRGRGFSVTRLKETVLSREMAEEFYKEHREKPFFNQLVEFMCRGPCMMLVLTKENAVEEWRAMMGPTDPNKAKEASPESLRARFAADILHNSVHGSSNEQHAEEKIRFIFGDISTDAELTSDDPISDDPQTGGSIDPEHSN